A genomic stretch from Anomalospiza imberbis isolate Cuckoo-Finch-1a 21T00152 chromosome 9, ASM3175350v1, whole genome shotgun sequence includes:
- the SRSF11 gene encoding serine/arginine-rich splicing factor 11 isoform X1 → MASSSGTDVIQVTNVSPSASSEQMRTLFGFLGKIEELRLFPPDDSPLPVSSRVCFVKFHDPDSAVVAQHLTNTVFVDRALIVVPYAEGVIPDETKALSLLAPANAVAGLLPGGGLLPTPNPLSQIGAVPLAALGAPALDPALAALGLPGANLNSQSLAADQLLKLMSTVDPKLNHVAAGLVSPSLKSDTSSKEIEEAMKRVREAQSLISAAIEPDKKDEKRRHSRSRSRSRRRRTPSSSRHRRSRSRSRRRSHSKSRSRRRSKSPRRRRSHSRERSRRSRSTSKTRDKKKEEKEKKRSKTPPKSYSTTRRSRSTSRERRRRRSRSGTRSPKKPRSPKRKMSRSPSPRRHKKEKKKDKDKERSRDERERSTSKKKKSKDKEKDRDRKSESDKDVKQVTRDYDEEEQGYDSEKEKKEEKKVADAPSPKGKEPGAEKGSGDPGRESKVNGDDHHEEDMDMSD, encoded by the exons TGACTCCCCCTTGCCGGTGTCGTCGCGCGTGTGCTTTGTAAAGTTCCACGACCCCGACTCGGCCGTGGTGGCCCAGCACCTGACAAACACTGTGTTCGTTGACAGAGCCCTCATAGTCGTTCCCTATGCTGAAG GAGTCATTCCTGATGAGACTAAGGCTTTGTCTCTCTTGGCACCAGCTAATGCCGTGGCAGGGCTGCTGCCCGGGGGTGGCCTGCTGCCCACTCCCAACCCTCTGTCTCAG ATTGGTGCTGTCCCTTTAGCTGCTTTAGGAGCTCCTGCTCTCGACCCTGCCCTTGCTGCTCTTGGGCTTCCTGGAGCAAACCTGAACTCCCAG TCTCTTGCAGCAGATCAGCTCCTAAAACTGATGAGCACAGTGGATCCAAA GTTGAACCATGTGGCTGCAGGTCTCGTGTCCCCCAGCCTGAAATCAGATACCTCCAGCAAAGAAATAGAGGAGGCCATGAAGAGAGTCCGAGAAGCACAGTCCTTAATTTCTGCTGCTATAGAGCCAG acaaaaaagatgaaaaacGAAGACATTCGAGGTCGAGGTCGCGCtcgaggaggaggaggacaccTTCCTCATCCAGACACAG acgCTCCAGGAGCAGATCAAGGAGAAGGTCCCATTCCAAATCCAGAAGCAGGAGGCGATCCAAAAGTCCGAGGAGAAGGAGATCTCACTccagagagaggagcaggaggtctCGGAGCACATCCAAAACCAG ggataaaaagaaggaagagaaagaaaagaaacgTTCTAAAACGCCCCCCAAAAGCTACAGCACAACCAGAAGATCCAGAAGCACAAGCAG AGAACGGCGGCGCCGGCGGAGCCGGAGCGGGACACGGTCCCCGAAAAAGCCCAGGTCTCCCAAACGGAAAATGTCCCGGTCCCCGTCACCCAGAAG gcataaaaaggaaaagaagaaggatAAAGAcaaggagaggagcagagacGAGAGGGAGCGGTCAACgagcaagaaaaagaagagcaaagACAAGGAGAAGGATCGCGACCGGAAATCCGAGAGCGACAAGGATGTGAAA CAGGTCACAAGGGACTACGACGAGGAGGAACAGGGCTACGACAGcgagaaggagaagaaggaggagaagaaagtgGCGGATGCTCCCTCCCCCAAAGGGAAGGAGCCCGGAGCCGAGAAGGGCAGCGGGGATCCGGGCAGGGAATCCAAGGTGAATGGGGACGACCACCACGAGGAGGACATGGACATGAGCGACTGA
- the SRSF11 gene encoding serine/arginine-rich splicing factor 11 isoform X3 — MSTVDPKLNHVAAGLVSPSLKSDTSSKEIEEAMKRVREAQSLISAAIEPDKKDEKRRHSRSRSRSRRRRTPSSSRHRRSRSRSRRRSHSKSRSRRRSKSPRRRRSHSRERSRRSRSTSKTRDKKKEEKEKKRSKTPPKSYSTTRRSRSTSRERRRRRSRSGTRSPKKPRSPKRKMSRSPSPRRHKKEKKKDKDKERSRDERERSTSKKKKSKDKEKDRDRKSESDKDVKQVTRDYDEEEQGYDSEKEKKEEKKVADAPSPKGKEPGAEKGSGDPGRESKVNGDDHHEEDMDMSD, encoded by the exons ATGAGCACAGTGGATCCAAA GTTGAACCATGTGGCTGCAGGTCTCGTGTCCCCCAGCCTGAAATCAGATACCTCCAGCAAAGAAATAGAGGAGGCCATGAAGAGAGTCCGAGAAGCACAGTCCTTAATTTCTGCTGCTATAGAGCCAG acaaaaaagatgaaaaacGAAGACATTCGAGGTCGAGGTCGCGCtcgaggaggaggaggacaccTTCCTCATCCAGACACAG acgCTCCAGGAGCAGATCAAGGAGAAGGTCCCATTCCAAATCCAGAAGCAGGAGGCGATCCAAAAGTCCGAGGAGAAGGAGATCTCACTccagagagaggagcaggaggtctCGGAGCACATCCAAAACCAG ggataaaaagaaggaagagaaagaaaagaaacgTTCTAAAACGCCCCCCAAAAGCTACAGCACAACCAGAAGATCCAGAAGCACAAGCAG AGAACGGCGGCGCCGGCGGAGCCGGAGCGGGACACGGTCCCCGAAAAAGCCCAGGTCTCCCAAACGGAAAATGTCCCGGTCCCCGTCACCCAGAAG gcataaaaaggaaaagaagaaggatAAAGAcaaggagaggagcagagacGAGAGGGAGCGGTCAACgagcaagaaaaagaagagcaaagACAAGGAGAAGGATCGCGACCGGAAATCCGAGAGCGACAAGGATGTGAAA CAGGTCACAAGGGACTACGACGAGGAGGAACAGGGCTACGACAGcgagaaggagaagaaggaggagaagaaagtgGCGGATGCTCCCTCCCCCAAAGGGAAGGAGCCCGGAGCCGAGAAGGGCAGCGGGGATCCGGGCAGGGAATCCAAGGTGAATGGGGACGACCACCACGAGGAGGACATGGACATGAGCGACTGA
- the SRSF11 gene encoding serine/arginine-rich splicing factor 11 isoform X2, translating to MASSSGTDVIQVTNVSPSASSEQMRTLFGFLGKIEELRLFPPDDSPLPVSSRVCFVKFHDPDSAVVAQHLTNTVFVDRALIVVPYAEGVIPDETKALSLLAPANAVAGLLPGGGLLPTPNPLSQIGAVPLAALGAPALDPALAALGLPGANLNSQSLAADQLLKLMSTVDPKLNHVAAGLVSPSLKSDTSSKEIEEAMKRVREAQSLISAAIEPDKKDEKRRHSRSRSRSRRRRTPSSSRHRRSRSRSRRRSHSKSRSRRRSKSPRRRRSHSRERSRRSRSTSKTRDKKKEEKEKKRSKTPPKSYSTTRRSRSTSRERRRRRSRSGTRSPKKPRSPKRKMSRSPSPRRHKKEKKKDKDKERSRDERERSTSKKKKSKDKEKDRDRKSESDKDVKVTRDYDEEEQGYDSEKEKKEEKKVADAPSPKGKEPGAEKGSGDPGRESKVNGDDHHEEDMDMSD from the exons TGACTCCCCCTTGCCGGTGTCGTCGCGCGTGTGCTTTGTAAAGTTCCACGACCCCGACTCGGCCGTGGTGGCCCAGCACCTGACAAACACTGTGTTCGTTGACAGAGCCCTCATAGTCGTTCCCTATGCTGAAG GAGTCATTCCTGATGAGACTAAGGCTTTGTCTCTCTTGGCACCAGCTAATGCCGTGGCAGGGCTGCTGCCCGGGGGTGGCCTGCTGCCCACTCCCAACCCTCTGTCTCAG ATTGGTGCTGTCCCTTTAGCTGCTTTAGGAGCTCCTGCTCTCGACCCTGCCCTTGCTGCTCTTGGGCTTCCTGGAGCAAACCTGAACTCCCAG TCTCTTGCAGCAGATCAGCTCCTAAAACTGATGAGCACAGTGGATCCAAA GTTGAACCATGTGGCTGCAGGTCTCGTGTCCCCCAGCCTGAAATCAGATACCTCCAGCAAAGAAATAGAGGAGGCCATGAAGAGAGTCCGAGAAGCACAGTCCTTAATTTCTGCTGCTATAGAGCCAG acaaaaaagatgaaaaacGAAGACATTCGAGGTCGAGGTCGCGCtcgaggaggaggaggacaccTTCCTCATCCAGACACAG acgCTCCAGGAGCAGATCAAGGAGAAGGTCCCATTCCAAATCCAGAAGCAGGAGGCGATCCAAAAGTCCGAGGAGAAGGAGATCTCACTccagagagaggagcaggaggtctCGGAGCACATCCAAAACCAG ggataaaaagaaggaagagaaagaaaagaaacgTTCTAAAACGCCCCCCAAAAGCTACAGCACAACCAGAAGATCCAGAAGCACAAGCAG AGAACGGCGGCGCCGGCGGAGCCGGAGCGGGACACGGTCCCCGAAAAAGCCCAGGTCTCCCAAACGGAAAATGTCCCGGTCCCCGTCACCCAGAAG gcataaaaaggaaaagaagaaggatAAAGAcaaggagaggagcagagacGAGAGGGAGCGGTCAACgagcaagaaaaagaagagcaaagACAAGGAGAAGGATCGCGACCGGAAATCCGAGAGCGACAAGGATGTGAAA GTCACAAGGGACTACGACGAGGAGGAACAGGGCTACGACAGcgagaaggagaagaaggaggagaagaaagtgGCGGATGCTCCCTCCCCCAAAGGGAAGGAGCCCGGAGCCGAGAAGGGCAGCGGGGATCCGGGCAGGGAATCCAAGGTGAATGGGGACGACCACCACGAGGAGGACATGGACATGAGCGACTGA